The region CGTTGCTCAGAACAATTGTGATTAATCTGCTGAGATTGAATGGCTTCCAATCGCTCAAAGCCGCTATGACAAAGCTTGCTAATCGGGTTGATGTTATTTTTTCGCTGTTAACTTAAAACAACCCTGTGTCTTCTGGATTGCATCTAGGTTTATTCCCCTCTATATTATGGGGAGTAGACCAGCGCACAACGAGAATTTCCAATTCATTATTTGTATTATGAGTGTTGGTTGCTGTATGCCCTAGGATCTGTCGTGTTCACAGATCTTCAAGTCGATCGCAAAAGTACAGTTTATACAATGTACATCGCACCTCAACCTCATTCCCCTTCAGCCGCACTAATCCCAATAAACCCCTGCTCCGGTTTGATTCGTACCGGCTCTGACGCCTGCGCCACCGTTTTCATTGCGATCGCAAGTTCAGGATGCGCCTGCAAGTGCGACCACAAATCCCGTAGATGCTGGGCATAGTGCCCATCAGCATTAGAACTTCAGCCCTGAATATCCGCAAAGAGATCAAAAGCTATCCCTCATTGCGTCGTCATTGTATTGAAAGCCTTGAAGTGACCTATACGTATGCACAAGAACTCGTGTCACTTGAGTCTCAACTTGACCTCGAAGCCTTCCCTGTGCCATGTCCTGCTGTAAGCAGCAAAGAGATCTAAACCTCTAATAGCGACTACTTTCTGCCCAAGGTGTCAGCCAGTGAGATAAAAGCTTAAAGGAAAAATCCGTCAGCAGCCCAATCAGCCCAATCACCGCGATCGCAAATAAGACTTTATCCGTTTGCAAAAAACGCTGGGCCTGCACGACCCGAAACCCTAAGCCATTGTCCGCCGCAATGAGTTCAGAAATTACCAAAAAGTTCCAGGCACCGGCAACATTGACCCGCAGCGTATCGATAATCCCCGGCACGATGCCCGGTAGAATCACGCGAGAGAGTACATCAACACGATTGGCTCCCAAGGTATAAGCCACGCTAAACAGCTCATTGGGGATGAACTTCACCGTATCCGCCACCATAATCGCGTTGTAGAACACAATGCCCAAAAAGATAATTAAAATCCGGGCTAGCTCTCCCAAGCCTGCCCAGAGAATAATCAACGGTACAAAAGCAGCCACCGGCATATAGCGAACCGTGCCGACAATAGGACTAAAGAGTCTCTCCATGCTTTGAAATGTTCCCATCGCAATTCCCATCGGAACGCCAATGGCGGCAGCCAGTCCAAAACCCAGCAGGACTCGATAGCAGCTACTCCAAATATCGAAGAGCAGATTATCTTCAAACAGCATCGTTCTCCCAGCCTGCAGTACGGCGGTAGGCGTAGGTAAAAAGATGGATTCAACGATGCCGCCATAGCTGAGGGCAGACCAGATCGCCAACGGGAAGGCTAGAGCAAACACCACAAGGGCAACCCCTAACCCGTTGGGAAAAGGTTGACGAATACTCCAAAAGACCGAGGGACGCAGATAGCGCTTGGAGGAATTTGATGGCAGCACGTTGATGCTCCTGAGTGATTGTAAAGAAACTCTGACTCAAAAACCGATTATTCGCGGCCATGGAGCCTGACACTGTATAGAAACGAACATTTATGATGCCTCGCCCCGACTTTAATGAAGGTTGAGAAAAATAGCGATTGTTAGTGTCTGTCTCGCGGGCACCCGTTTTCTCGAAATTGCGGACTGCAGATTATTAGGAATGGTGGTTTCAGGATGCTTCTAAACGCAACCGATATTAGTCGGCCCCTAACCCCGCCCACCCCGATTGCCAAGCTACAGGTGCAGGGAATCACCAAAAGCTTTCGCCGCAGCCGAAAGCCTTTGACCGTCCTTGACGATGTCAATCTACACCTAAGCAAGAGTGAGTTTGTCTGCATCGCTGGAGCCTCAGGCTGCGGCAAGTCAACCTTGCTGAACATTATTGCGGGCCTACTGCCGCCCTGCGAAGGCCAGGTTTTAGTGGATGGTGAACCTGTCCCTGGCCCCGGTGCTGATCGGGGAATGGTGTTCCAGAGCTATACGCTCTATCCCTGGCTCACGGTGGCCAATAATGTCGCCTTTGGCCTCAAGCTCCGTCGTTTACCTAAAGCACAAATGCGGGAGCGCGTGGGGTACTTTCTCAATATTGTCGGCCTGAGTGCTTTTGCTAGTGCCTACCCCAAAGAGCTTTCTGGAGGGATGAAGCAGCGGGTTGCCATAGCACGTGCCCTGATCAACGGGCCAGAAGTCCTGCTGATGGATGAACCCTTTGGTGCCTTAGATGCCCAAACAAAGGAAAAAATGCAGCAGTTCATGCTGGAGCTATGGGAGAAAACCCGCACCTCGATCTTGATGATCACCCACGACCTTGAAGAGGCCATTTATTTGGCCCAGCGCGTCTACGTCATGAGTGCCCACCCCGGCAGGATCCAGCAGGAGATCAAGATTGATCTGCCTCCAGAGCGAGAACTCGATCTCAAGCTCAGCCCTAAATTTATCCAGACCAAGCGTGAGCTGATTGAGAGCTTGCGGGCCGTTGCCTAGCGTTTGATTTTTTCTGCAAGAGTGACCCTAAATTCGATCAAATAGAAGGTTGATATGACTGCCGCTGCCTTAGAGATCAAGCAATTTATACAGAGTAAAAATCGTCTGTGGAATGCGTTTGCGATCGCATATACAGGGTTAACCTACCTAGGCGGCATTGCTCTTTTTTTGCTGCCGCAGGTGGGACTGAACCTACTCGGCGTGGTCGTTTTGACCCATAGCCTGTTGGTTTCGGCCTACTTGGCCCATGAGTTGATGCACAGTAATTTGTTCGAGAGTCGAGCGCTCAATGTGGCCTGGGGCAACGTCATGTTGTGGATCAACGGAGCCATTTATACACCGTTTGATGAGCTGATGCGGCTGCACATTGCCCATCATGTTGATCGGGTTGATTTCTATCGGTTTGATCTAGAGACCTTTTTAAAGGATTTACCCACGCCTCTACGCCAGATTTTGCTAGGACTGGAGTGGCTCTATATTCCGTCCCTGGCTTTTTTGCTGCGCTTCCGGGTGATGCTGGCCCCCTTCT is a window of Acaryochloris thomasi RCC1774 DNA encoding:
- a CDS encoding ABC transporter permease — translated: MPSNSSKRYLRPSVFWSIRQPFPNGLGVALVVFALAFPLAIWSALSYGGIVESIFLPTPTAVLQAGRTMLFEDNLLFDIWSSCYRVLLGFGLAAAIGVPMGIAMGTFQSMERLFSPIVGTVRYMPVAAFVPLIILWAGLGELARILIIFLGIVFYNAIMVADTVKFIPNELFSVAYTLGANRVDVLSRVILPGIVPGIIDTLRVNVAGAWNFLVISELIAADNGLGFRVVQAQRFLQTDKVLFAIAVIGLIGLLTDFSFKLLSHWLTPWAESSRY
- a CDS encoding ABC transporter ATP-binding protein, with the translated sequence MLLNATDISRPLTPPTPIAKLQVQGITKSFRRSRKPLTVLDDVNLHLSKSEFVCIAGASGCGKSTLLNIIAGLLPPCEGQVLVDGEPVPGPGADRGMVFQSYTLYPWLTVANNVAFGLKLRRLPKAQMRERVGYFLNIVGLSAFASAYPKELSGGMKQRVAIARALINGPEVLLMDEPFGALDAQTKEKMQQFMLELWEKTRTSILMITHDLEEAIYLAQRVYVMSAHPGRIQQEIKIDLPPERELDLKLSPKFIQTKRELIESLRAVA
- a CDS encoding DUF29 family protein, with product MLGIVPISIRTSALNIRKEIKSYPSLRRHCIESLEVTYTYAQELVSLESQLDLEAFPVPCPAVSSKEI